From a single Hymenobacter sp. YIM 151500-1 genomic region:
- a CDS encoding PIN domain-containing protein: MREPNGEAALALFQAAYEGQVTLHISSLSFSYAFYTLRKQFGAQPARELLRKLAQLVAVTTVDAAVVQAALALEFADIEDAMQHFATAGLPEVETLVTGDLKGFKAGHLRVLSPREAQLLLSK, from the coding sequence ATGCGAGAACCGAATGGTGAAGCTGCATTAGCTTTGTTTCAGGCTGCTTACGAAGGACAGGTAACGTTGCACATATCCAGTCTGAGCTTTAGCTACGCCTTCTACACCTTGCGCAAGCAATTTGGCGCGCAGCCAGCGCGGGAGTTGTTGCGCAAGCTGGCCCAGCTGGTTGCGGTGACTACTGTAGATGCAGCGGTAGTGCAAGCCGCGCTTGCTTTGGAGTTTGCGGATATAGAGGATGCCATGCAGCACTTTGCCACCGCGGGGTTGCCGGAAGTGGAAACCCTTGTGACGGGTGACCTGAAAGGTTTTAAAGCGGGGCATTTGCGGGTACTAAGTCCACGGGAGGCGCAGCTTTTACTTAGCAAGTAG
- a CDS encoding nucleotidyltransferase family protein codes for MNAPPVQTKADVIGRLQQQQPALRALGVAQLGLFGSFVRDEAGPDSDVDLLVDFQEGRKTFDGFFEVLDFLENLLGREVELLTRQGLSKYIGPHIIKSTEYVLSAAA; via the coding sequence ATGAATGCACCTCCCGTTCAAACCAAAGCCGACGTCATTGGCCGACTTCAGCAGCAACAGCCGGCACTGCGGGCGCTGGGCGTGGCGCAGCTAGGCTTGTTCGGCTCGTTCGTGCGCGACGAGGCCGGACCCGACAGCGACGTGGACTTGCTGGTCGATTTTCAGGAAGGCCGCAAAACGTTTGATGGCTTCTTTGAGGTGCTTGATTTCTTGGAAAATCTGCTTGGGCGTGAAGTAGAACTGCTGACGCGGCAAGGACTTTCCAAATACATTGGCCCTCACATTATTAAGTCTACCGAATATGTCCTCTCCGCTGCCGCTTGA
- a CDS encoding HepT-like ribonuclease domain-containing protein, producing the protein MSSPLPLERLMHIRDEVRFLQNCRNNLPDIAALVTDEVMSRAVVKSIEIIGEATKNLPVEWREAYPQIQWRNIARMRDKLTHHYFDTDFEFVWIVLQKLIDPLGEIIARMLQELPSASK; encoded by the coding sequence ATGTCCTCTCCGCTGCCGCTTGAACGCCTGATGCACATCCGGGACGAAGTACGATTTCTACAAAACTGCCGCAACAACCTACCTGATATTGCAGCCCTCGTTACTGATGAAGTAATGAGCCGCGCCGTGGTGAAGAGTATAGAAATCATTGGCGAAGCAACTAAAAACTTGCCAGTAGAATGGCGCGAAGCGTATCCGCAAATTCAGTGGCGCAATATTGCCCGGATGCGTGACAAACTTACGCACCATTATTTTGACACGGATTTTGAGTTTGTGTGGATAGTGCTGCAAAAGCTCATTGACCCGCTAGGGGAAATCATAGCGCGGATGTTGCAAGAGTTGCCAAGTGCTTCCAAATAA
- a CDS encoding DUF6364 family protein, which yields MSITLDLNDELAQQAKQYARQQGRSLTTLVEEYLRQVTARLASSKPVAPAAQELYGILSLPADFDYKRSATNRPPNAPFLSGQ from the coding sequence ATGTCCATTACCCTCGACCTGAACGACGAACTAGCCCAACAAGCCAAGCAGTACGCCCGGCAGCAGGGCCGCAGCCTGACAACGCTAGTGGAAGAATACTTGCGGCAGGTAACTGCTCGGCTAGCTTCTTCTAAGCCAGTGGCGCCGGCTGCTCAGGAGCTGTATGGAATTCTCTCCTTACCAGCTGATTTCGACTACAAACGCAGCGCGACGAACCGGCCTCCTAATGCGCCATTTCTTTCTGGACAATAA